A window of the Helianthus annuus cultivar XRQ/B chromosome 4, HanXRQr2.0-SUNRISE, whole genome shotgun sequence genome harbors these coding sequences:
- the LOC110875962 gene encoding uncharacterized protein LOC110875962 codes for MDFFFFKFDSKEGMNKVLEGGPWLIRKMPLFLNVWGLTIRLKKDGIKFVPVRIKFHNVPLAVYTDDGLSLLASKVGIPKRLDAYTADMCIENWGRTSYARAMVEINAENELKNQVVVAILKMDEEGFVTEKIKIEYEWKPHRCDTCCLFGHNNASCSKTPKDKAKQVIIDEEGYIMDKRKTAKYGFPKKKQKPKVMYKPKTNSVGASASGTKMQSDANRDSPPVDTHNKLDILANDSLKSGTLNEVRSAEPI; via the coding sequence ATggattttttctttttcaaattcgATTCTAAGGAGGGTATGAATAAAGTTCTTGAAGGTGGTCCATGGTTGATAAGAAAGATGCCATTATTCCTGAATGTATGGGGTCTGACAATCCGTTTAAAGAAGGATGGCATTAAATTTGTTCCTGTTCGGATTAAGTTTCATAATGTTCCTCTTGCTGTCTACACGGATGATGGTCTTAGTCTTCTGGCTTCGAAGGTTGGTATACCGAAGAGGTTAGACGCTTATACTGCTGATATGTGTATTGAGAATTGGGGTAGGACTAGTTATGCTCGTGCAATGGTGGAGATTAATGCAGAAAACGAATTGAAAAATCAAGTAGTAGTTGCTATTCTGAAAATGGATGAAGAAGGTTTTGTAACGGAAAAAATCAAAATAGAATACGAATGGAAGCCGCATCGGTGTGACACTTGTTGTTTATTTGGCCATAATAATGCGTCATGCTCGAAAACTCCTAAGGATAAAGCAAAACAGGTTATCATTGATGAGGAGGGGTACATTATGGATAAAAGGAAAACAGCAAAGTatggttttccaaagaaaaagCAAAAGCCGAAGGTCATGTACAAGCCTAAGACTAATTCTGTAGGAGCTAGTGCCTCAGGCACTAAAATGCAGTCGGACGCTAATAGAGATTCTCCTCCTGTGGACACTCATAATAAGTTAGATATTTTAGCGAATGATTCTTTGAAATCAGGTACGTTAAATGAGGTGCGTTCTGCGGAGCCGATTTAA
- the LOC110875963 gene encoding uncharacterized protein LOC110875963 encodes MEDGLIWKDLEGTPQQFGSKEVWNNIRNRNSTVDWANHIWFSQCIPPHLFHMWLVIKNKLRTQDRLAAWEAGSETNLRLMCCPLCKYDRDSRDHLFFQCAFAAQVWNNVKSLVDMSNVNDSWESIMDWMIQHANARKIDHIVCKMVVAA; translated from the coding sequence ATGGAAGACGGTCTAATCTGGAAAGATTTGGAGGGTACTCCTCAGCAGTTCGGTTCGAAAGAGGTGTGGAATAATATCCGGAATCGTAACTCCACAGTTGATTGGGCAAATCATATTTGGTTCTCTCAATGCATTCCTCCGCATTTGTTTCACATGTGGTTGGTAATTAAGAATAAGTTAAGAACCCAAGACCGTTTAGCGGCATGGGAAGCGGGAAGTGAAACAAATCTAAGGCTGATGTGTTGTCCGTTATGCAAGTATGATCGTGACTCAAGGGATCATCTTTTTTTCCAATGTGCTTTTGCTGCTCAGGTGTGGAATAATGTCAAGTCTTTGGTTGATATGAGTAATGTGAACGACTCATGGGAGTCCATTATGGACTGGATGATTCAACATGCTAACGCAAGGAAGATCGATCACATTGTCTGCAAAATGGTAGTTGCTGCCTAA